A region of the Notolabrus celidotus isolate fNotCel1 chromosome 18, fNotCel1.pri, whole genome shotgun sequence genome:
AGTATCAAGTCAATCATGGTCTTTGTTTCTCACCTCGTAGTCGGCGAACTTGGTGGAGTCTTCAAGGTTCATCTCCTCAACCTTCATTGGGGAGTCACGGGTGGCAAGGGCCAGACAACGCAGGGTGTCACGACCGGTACCCCAGTCCCTGATGACAGCCATGATCTTCTCCTTGATGGCGTTGGTCAGGGGCACGCGGGTGGTTCCAACACGCACGTATGCGCACCTATCAATCACACCCTCAGGTGCACCCTAGAGAGCAAAAAGGATGGGTTATAGTGTGAATTTGATTTTGGCCTGTTGAGAATGTTTAGATCTGAGGCAAGGAAGAAAAACCAACCTTCACAAACATCTTAGCGCCACCATCACCCTTGGCAGGGGTGCAGAACACAGACATGGACTTCCTGTCACGGGAGAACTCCAGGGTGAAGGCCTTCTTCATGAGCTGTTTAACCACCTGTTAGAAGACAAAGTTTTCTGTTACAAAGTGATTGGACTCAATAGAACACTTCAAACAGTTTGAAAGAGCTAAGACTGATGTGTGTGGAGCAAACGGGAGGAGGAAactcacagagcagcaggcGTTTGCTCTCTCAATTCTGGACAGGTTCTTCACGTTGGTGTTGAACACGTTCATCTTCTCAACCAGGCAGGACAGAGCAGTCTCAGTAGCCTCACCGACCTTCTCATAGATCTTCTTGGACTAGATAAACAGAGGGTGATAGAGCTAAAAGTCAAAACTGTGCAAAGGTTTCAATGACAGGAATTTGTCGATTAACTCTGTGACATTACCTCGTTGTAGTCGAGAGAGGAGTCGTTGCACAGAGCGCAGATGGTAGCCAGCTCAACAAGGCCGTCGTATACGCTGCAGTTAGTCTTGGCACCTCCCTGggagctgaaaaacaaagagagaattaCAAATTAATTACACATGGTTCatgtgcatttaaaaaacacgGCTGATACCGCATTGCAATAATGTTACAGCAACTTACACTTCGCCCTCGGGGGTGTACTTGGAGCCAGAGATGTCAAAGGCATCAAGGTCAACATGGTCGCCATCGACGCCCTTGACAATGAACATCTGTGGAATACGAAGCACAAGATTTTGAGTGAAGTTAAAAGCAGGTTAGCTCTGTAGAGAAACTTTTGTCCTTCTTCTGAGTGTGAAATATGTGTGGTTCCCACCTTGGTCACACACATCTGGTTGGTGGTGAGGGTACCAGTCTTGTCGGAGCAGATGACAGAGGTGCAGCCCAGGGTCTCCACAGAGGGCAGGCTTCTGACGATGGCGTTCTTCTTGGCCATACGGCGGGTACCGAGAGCCAGGCAGGTGGTGATGACAGCGGGCAGACCTGAGAAACAAAAGCGAGGTCTGTGAACGGGAGGAACGAGCACTCAAGAAACACACAGTGACTTCCTGGTTCCCTCTTACCCTCAGGGATGGCAGCCACAGCCAGAGCGACGGCGATCTTGAAGTAGTAGACGGCACCACGGATCCATGATCCACCATGCACGGGGTCGTTGAAGTGGCCAATGTTGATGGCCCAGACAGCAACACAGATCAGGGAGATAACCTTGGACAGCTGCTCGCCAAACTCATCAAGCTTGGCCTGCAGGGGAGTCTTCTCCTGCTCGGTGGCGGCCATCTGGTCACGGATCTTACCGATCTCAGTGGAGACTCCGGTGGCGATGGCAACACCGATGGCCTTACCGGCAGCGATGTTAGTACCCTACAGAGGAAAGAGGCAGGAAAACACAAGTTAGGAGATGAAGAATGGGAAAAACAAATCTGTAGTTCCATCTTAAAAAAATGATATCAGCATCATGGTACTTACAGAGAAAAGCATGTTCTTCTTGTCCTGGTTGACGGCCCTGAGGTCGGGGACGGCCTCATTGTGCTTGATCACACTGACGGACTCacctgagagagaaaacagaaatattCAATGAAATCGGCCTAAAAGGTTTGGACTGAACACAACAGGTATCACGGTACTGAAGGATCTTCACAGCGTACCAGTAAGGATGGACTGGTCAACACGCAGGGTGGTGGACTTGATGCTCACAATCCTGATGTCAGCTGGGACTTTGTCACCAACTGTGGAAATCAAACAGAAGGAATCATTAGAGTGACTTCTTTAAATCCTTAAATGATGCATaaatatgtcatttaaacagagAATAACTGCAGCGGTGCTGactgtgttgagctgtggaaCCCTTtctttattcaattattttgaACTTCCTTAACATTAGATGTTAGTGGCACACATGAGGAAAAGTaactgaaaataattgaaaaggCATACAAAGTTATGGTAAATGTTTTGCAAAATGTCTTAATACTCAATACAATTTATCAGTGGGGCTGTGAAGACTCTTAAATGACACATGCATGGCCCAATGAGCTGGGGGAGGGGCTGGGGTTAGTGTGACAACAGGTGTGCACTGACAAATGAACAGAAGTGGGGAATGGCAGGGAGTGAAGAAGAGGTGTGGCAGGTGCTGCTGAGGGTATTTATACTCCTGATTTCGCTTTCCTTCAGTCAGCATGTTTTCACAGCAGTGCTGTTCCATCACATTGCCTTAAAAAGACACGAGGCTCTGCCTGTGCCTCACATGCATACATGCTGGATTCATGTCTGGCTTCATGTCTCTCAACAGAGCTCAAAGTGAGCGACTGAATTCATGTTGTGTGATTTCATAGCTATAACTTGGTGGGACAGTGAAGGCGACATGACTGAGCACGCTGTGGTTTACAGAGACACAAATCAACATTCTCCACATTTCTTACCGGACACCTCGACGATGTCACCGGGGACGATTTCTCTGGCCTTAATCATCTGCACACTCTTTCTGTCAGAACGGTAAACCTTGCCCATCTCAGGCTCGTACTCCTTGAGAGCCTCGATGGCATCTTCAGCGTTACGCTCCTGAggcacagaaaaaaagacacaacaaaaGACACAAGTGAGCAAGGTGGGGTACAgctgaaacaacaaaaatacacacgTACTGGGATTTTAGGCACCCTTCTCTATcttagttatttttatttatgaattaatAAAACAGGGAATGGAACCATGTTTATATGGAAACACAAACTACATAGTTAGAGTTCGTGATTGGTGTTATCACACGTGATCCTGTCACAGCAGGGTGCCAAAGGCAGCTCTGTTTTCAGTGAGGAAACACGAACAAGCAGCTGATCTTGACACTTGGCGGGGATGTCACAACAAAAGTGTCCCCATGGCGACTGATGCTGACAGCGGCACCGGTTACTTCATGTCATGACTTGCGTAATGTGAGTGATCAAAACAGACTCTGCAGTCCAAACAGACACTGGGCATGGTGTCTGAAAATCAGAGCTAAAGTGGTCCGCCATTTGTTTATCCTGAAGAATATTGTTTATCTGAGGTTTACTCAATGCTGTAACAGAATCCTGCCATGACATACTATTACTATTCTGATTCATGACTGATAATGTTATGATTAAGCAATCACGTCTAGGTGGAAAACATGGCAGTAAGAGGATCCCATGTGCGTTCTGTATCTTATTGCTCAACAGTCTGGGTCTTTCACTGACCTGCCACACTCCAACAATGGCGTTAGCGATAAGGATGAGAAGAATGACGAAGGGCTCAACGAAGGCGGTGACAGTCTCCTCGCCTTCCTCGAACCAGGCCAGCACCTGaggtcagagagacacagagaagaagagtgtgAGTATGAGCCCAGAAGAGGAAGCAGCAGTGACATATGGCTGTACTTTCTATGACAAAAGAAGCATTCAAATGTGTCTAAATGTGTATTTAATCGACTTTAAATATCAAGAAAGATGCTTGCATGAGGTCTCGGTGTGAAAGATGCCTCAAAGATTATTAACGTGTGTATAATATGTAAGGTCAGGACAGTAAAAGGGTTCATTTCCAGGGATTTTGCAGGCTGTTAAGGCCATGAATACATTCATTATAACATGTAAACAAGCTAGCATTTACAGGCTACTTTCAAGGCTTCATTTGTCTTCATTTTCTTAAGTCAAtccttttcttttgctgttatttttagAATATTTTTGCATGGTATGATATGATTACATAATCCTCATTAATTTGATCTCAGTGTCCCATAACTCCTTGCTCCTTCTGACTTGAGCCCCTCTCTCTGAGGAGGATCTTCGTTCCTTCCTTCACGCCTGACCTTTCCCGAAGGATTCAGTTTCTCTCCTTAGCTTGGGTctttcttaaaataaaccctTACCCCTCGGCCCCCCTATACTTCACTGACCCCCCGTCTCTCACTGCCTCCTCAATATTCGCCTTCTAAGGCCATCGTGACAGCTGCCCTGAAGGGGTGAAAGCTGGGCAAAGGAATTAATACACCTCCTACGAGCCCCTAGCAATCCGTCTCCCTCCTCTCAAGTTGTTGTCCTCAAAAATACATCGAGGGGCGGAGGAGCtcggagagagaaagatgagggGCCATCTTGACAAAGTGACAGAAATTATGTGAACTGCAGCTTGTTTACCGCAAGAGTTGGTGTGATTGAAAGTGAAGCGCAGTTGGCAATCAAGACTGCAAGAGGGGCCAGAGATTATTGTGCCAAGAATGCCAGAGTGCGAAAACTAATTTGTGCTGGTTGCCAGAGTTTAATCTGATGAGTTTATTTCtgttaaagagatttgttgGAGTATGTTCTTTCAGCATTTTTAACTAACATAATGTCAGAGTCCACAAGATTGTATGCACAATAAAAAGTCTCCTTTAAATCCAGCCTCTGTTtcttgatttt
Encoded here:
- the atp2a1l gene encoding ATPase sarcoplasmic/endoplasmic reticulum Ca2+ transporting 1, like; translation: MENGHAKTPAECLAHFGVNENTGLTPEQFKKNLDKYGFNELPAEEGKSIWELIGEQFEDLLVRILLLAACISFVLAWFEEGEETVTAFVEPFVILLILIANAIVGVWQERNAEDAIEALKEYEPEMGKVYRSDRKSVQMIKAREIVPGDIVEVSVGDKVPADIRIVSIKSTTLRVDQSILTGESVSVIKHNEAVPDLRAVNQDKKNMLFSGTNIAAGKAIGVAIATGVSTEIGKIRDQMAATEQEKTPLQAKLDEFGEQLSKVISLICVAVWAINIGHFNDPVHGGSWIRGAVYYFKIAVALAVAAIPEGLPAVITTCLALGTRRMAKKNAIVRSLPSVETLGCTSVICSDKTGTLTTNQMCVTKMFIVKGVDGDHVDLDAFDISGSKYTPEGEVSQGGAKTNCSVYDGLVELATICALCNDSSLDYNESKKIYEKVGEATETALSCLVEKMNVFNTNVKNLSRIERANACCSVVKQLMKKAFTLEFSRDRKSMSVFCTPAKGDGGAKMFVKGAPEGVIDRCAYVRVGTTRVPLTNAIKEKIMAVIRDWGTGRDTLRCLALATRDSPMKVEEMNLEDSTKFADYEMDLTFVGCVGMLDPPRKEVSISIELCRAAGIRVIMITGDNKGTAIAICRRIGIFSEEEDVAGKAYTGREFDDLPLHEQAEAVRRACCFARVEPAHKSKIVEFLQGFDDITAMTGDGVNDAPALKKAEIGIAMGSGTAVAKSASEMVLADDNFSSIVSAVEEGRAIYNNMKQFIRYLISSNVGEVVCIFLTAALGLPEALIPVQLLWVNLVTDGLPATALGFNPPDLDIMGKPPRSPKEPLISGWLFFRYMAIGGYVGAATVGGAAWWFLYDQTGPGVTYYQLSHFMQCCDENEDFAGIECHIFEAAPPMTMALSVLVTIEMCNALNSLSENQSLVRMPPWSNFWLLSAMTLSMSLHFMIIYVDPLPMIFKLTHLNVEQWLMVLKLSFPVILIDEVLKFFARNYVESTERK